In a single window of the Cupriavidus sp. P-10 genome:
- a CDS encoding peptidylprolyl isomerase, protein MTGIVRIDDEVLGVEEFVRLLKLTGQFEGLVEQMVRDKLTVHAAKRQGMVVTPEEIQERADQFRRVQGLHRAADMNHYLDALNVSLDEFEAFITDNLYQERMMEQVCSEGAVQEYFSLNSPRFDSIEVSHIVVDSEGKAKELISYLQDDPDSFAEMAREHSIADTREHGGEIGKVLRGSLKTDIEAKVFNAEPGDLLGPFPAPDRSFFEVFLVRAKHPATLDSEVAVEVRRLLREDWLMGRAQEHVIEAR, encoded by the coding sequence ATGACTGGCATTGTCCGTATCGACGACGAGGTGCTCGGCGTCGAGGAATTCGTGCGGCTGCTCAAGCTGACCGGGCAGTTCGAAGGGCTGGTCGAGCAGATGGTGCGCGACAAGCTGACCGTGCATGCCGCGAAACGGCAGGGCATGGTGGTCACGCCCGAGGAAATCCAGGAGCGCGCCGACCAGTTCCGCCGCGTGCAGGGGCTGCATCGCGCCGCCGACATGAACCACTACCTCGACGCGCTGAACGTCAGCCTCGACGAGTTCGAAGCGTTCATCACCGACAACCTGTACCAGGAGCGGATGATGGAACAGGTCTGCAGCGAGGGTGCGGTGCAGGAGTACTTTTCGCTCAACTCGCCGCGCTTCGACAGCATCGAGGTCAGCCATATCGTGGTCGACAGCGAAGGCAAGGCCAAGGAGCTGATCTCTTACCTGCAGGACGATCCCGACAGCTTCGCCGAGATGGCGCGCGAGCATTCGATCGCCGACACGCGCGAGCACGGCGGCGAGATCGGCAAGGTGCTGCGCGGCTCGCTCAAGACCGATATCGAGGCCAAGGTGTTCAACGCAGAGCCGGGCGACCTGCTGGGACCGTTCCCGGCGCCGGACCGCTCCTTCTTCGAGGTCTTCCTGGTGCGCGCCAAGCATCCCGCCACGCTCGACAGCGAAGTCGCGGTCGAAGTGCGACGGCTGCTGCGCGAGGACTGGCTGATGGGCAGGGCGCAGGAACATGTCATCGAAGCCCGCTAG